Below is a window of Microvirga mediterraneensis DNA.
CAGATAGGGCGGCACCAGCGGCAGGACGCAGGGACTCAGGAAGCTGATGAGGCCGCCGAGCATGGCGGCCGGAAGGGAGACGCTGAGCATTGAGCTTTCAACATATTGCGGAGGCCGCCGCACCAGACCTCGGCGGCGGCCCATTGGGCTTTTACAAGGCGATGAGCATGCGGCGGGTTATGACCCCTTCCGCGCCTGCTCGACCTCGCGTTGAACCAAGTCGCGGAGCTGCTGCGGCCCGAAATTGGTCAGCGGCTTGCCGTTGACGAAGAAGGTCGGCGTCTGCTGCACGTTATTGGCGTTCACGTCGGCGATGTCCTGCTCCAGGACGCGGGTGATCTCGGGCGAGGAAGCCTCGGCCTGGGCGCGTTGCACCTGGAGACCGGCGATCTTGGCGAAGCCCCAGGCCTTGTCCAGATCAGGGGCGCCATGAGCCGCCCAGATTGGCTGCTGCTCCATCAAGACTTCGAGCACCGGCTCGAACCGTCCCTGCGCGCGGGCCGTCTCCAGGATCCGGACCGCAGTGTCGGCGCCCTCATGGAAGGGTGTGTATCTCAGGACCAAGCGCACGTCCTTTGGGTGGTCCGCAAGGATTCTCTTGACGATGGGATAGAAGGCCCGGCAGGCCTCGCACATCGGATCGAAGAACTCGACGATGGTGACCGGGGCCTCCGGTGGGCCGATGACCGGCGAGTGCGGCCGCACGAGGGTGCTGGCATTGGCGACTGCGGCAGGCACGGCCTCCTTGCCCTGGCGGTCGTAGAGGAAGATGCCGCCGACGAAGGCCGCAATCGCAATGAGGGTGGTCAGGACGACAAGGTTACGCTTAGACATCGGAGAGCTTTCTGCGGGTGGGGACGAGAAGGACGGCGACGGCGGTGAAGGCCGCGAGCGACAGGAACGGCAGCGGCAGCCCGAGAATGGTCATGTCGGCGCTGGAGCAGGACGGACCCGACGCGGCGCACGGCTTGATCGCCTCGGGGAGGATTCCGGCGTAGAGCAGCGAGTGGAAGGCCGCGATGAGGCCGCCGAGCACGGCGATAGGCAGGGCGTAACGCCAGACGCCGGTGTCCTCACGGAAGGTCGCCACAGCCAGGATGACGGCGAGCGGGAACATGAAGGCGCGCTGGTACCAGCACAGATTGCATGGCGCCTGCCCCATCACCTCCCCGATGAACAGGGCCCCGGCGGTCGCGGTGAGCGCGACGATCCAGGCGGCGAACAGCCGTCCCCACGCAAGGTGGCCGGGAAGGGTCTCCCGATGCGATGGGGCCGATGACGCCTTCGCGGAAGGGGTATGCCCGAGCATGCGATGTGACCCGGTCATGCCTTGTCCTCCCGGATCGCCCGTTTGAGTTTCGCGAGTGCCGACTCCGCCTCCTCGTGGTAGTCGATCAGGGTGACGAGCTCGCCCTTGGCATCGGTCACGATCACCGACGAGGTGTGATCCATCGTGTAGCCGCCGCCTTCGGTTGGCACCTTGTGGTAGGCGATGCGGAAGGCCTTGGCGGCCACTGCCATCTCCTCCGGCGTGCCGGTGAGCGCGACAATCCGGGGATCGAAGCTTTCCAGGTACGTCCTGAGCAACTCCGGGGTGTCCCGCTCCGGATCGACCGTCACGAACACGACGTTGAGGCGGTCGGCGTCGGGCCCGAGCTCCTTGAGATGCTGGCTCATCTCGAACAGCGTCGTCGGGCACACCTCAGGGCAGTGAGTGAAGCCGAAGAAATAGGCCGTCGGCTTGCCCTTGAAGGGGTCTTGCGTGACGCGCTCGCCGCGATGGTTCCCGAGAGAGACCGGGCCGCCGATAGCCGGCGTGCCCGTGCTCGTCCCCGTCGCGGGCGGGCTCTGGCCGAGCCACTCCGTCCTGAACCAACCAACCGCAACGCCAGTCACGACGAAGATCGCCACGGCCACCAAGGCCCAAGCGGTCCAGCGAATGATCCTCAGAGCCGACATCCCGTTACCTCAATGGTTCTGGTGGGCGTTGGCCGCGGCCGGGGCCGCCTGGGCGCCGATCCCGCCGACATGGTATTTGATCTTGAGCACGCCGGCCTTCTCGAACACGAGCATGCCGTCCACCGTCTCGCCTGGCTTCAGCCCCTGCCGCAGGTTGACGAACATGGCATGCATGGCGCCCGGCTTCAGCTCCACCGTCTGGCCTGGGGCGATCTCCAGCCCTCCAGTGACCGGCTCCATACGGGCGATGCCATCGGCCACCGTGGAACGGTGCACCTCGAAGCGTTCGGCGACGACGGTGGAGCCGCCGACCAGGCGGTCTGGCTCAGAACCTGTGTTCGTTATCCGCATGTAGCCGCCGCCCACCTTGGCGCCGCCGGGCGTGGCGCGGGACCAGGGCGCCTCCACCACGATGGGGCCGGCGCGGTAGGTTTCAGGGGCCTGTGCCTTTGCATCCGGCATGTCGCCGACAGCCAGGGTGGATAGCAGGGCAACGAGAAATCGCTTCTTCATTTGGGTGTCTTTCGCCCCTCGATAGGGTGCATCCTCAGATGTGTGATCAGGTGTCGTGACCGTCACGGTCTTGAGCAAAGGAGTGCCCCAAAGGGGCACGGCAGAAAGAGACGGTTTTATTGGACTGTCCGGATGTTGGTGGCGGCCATCAGGCAAGTGGCTAGCCTCAGCGCGCGACGGCCGCACGGCTTCCGGCGCACGAGCCGGAGGCGCCGTTAGGCCTGTGGAGGGCGGGAAGGCGGAGTCTGGGCCAACGTGTGCAGGGTGGCATCGTCCCTGGGAATCAAAGCGTGTGCCGGGCTGAACCAGCGCACCACCGCACCGGCGGTCGAGATGCCCTGGAGGATCTTCGCATGGCATAGAGCCGCGAGCGGGCAGGCCTTGGGGCCATCAGATTTGGATGGCCGTGTCGGCGCGCAGCATGGCACCTCGGTCCTTGCCATGTCATAGGCGGAGGAGGCCCGAGCCACTTCAGTGTCAGCCGTCGCCATGGGCGCGACAAGCCCGCCGGCCACCGCGGGAACGGTGAACGAGGCAAACACGAGCCCGAGGATCGCAAGGATCCCAAGCAGGCGTGTGATGGCGAGCCACGGCTTCATGGCGCGAACCTCTCACAGGCTCCTGGAATTGGGAAGCTCGGCACCATCACGAGGCTGTGATTCCTGGGGGAGGTAAAGCGACGCATTCTCGCCAGGATGTTGGCGCCCCTGCTCCATCTTCGCGAAAGATGGCGTCGGACATGAATGGTGAACCATTCGCCTGCCATGATGTCCGGGCTGGGGATCGACTACCATCGGAGGGGTCATGCGGTCAGCCTTTGCCTTTTTCATCTCCACGGTCGCCCTTGCCTCCCAGGCAACAGCCGAACCGTTCGATACCTTGCCGCTGAAGTACGCGGAATCGGTCAACGCAGCACTGCAACAGGTCGGCACGGACCTTCGCATCCGGCAGATCTCCTGTGTGGCGAGCACCCGCTGCCGCTTCGCCGCGCGTCGGGTCGAAGTCGAGGTCAAAGGTCAGGCGGATCGTCCCGGCACCGAGCGGATCTTGATCGCGGTCACCTTTCGCCAGAGCGACGATGCGGCGGCGGTTGAACTCATGGAGGATACCCTGACCGTGCTCGGGGCGACTATGGTGGCCTATGACCCAAAGATGGCAGCGGACAGCCGAAGCAATCTGCTCCTCGAACTGGGGGACGCGGCGCTCACCATCGGCGAGGCGCATCGGGACAGCGCGGAGGTGCACTACGCCCTCTCCTTCGATGATGTCAGCGGCCGACTGGAGATCATCGCTGCGACATTGCGCGCAGGCCATGGTTGACGAACCCTCGGAACGAACCCGGGTGCGACTTGTTAACCCTTGTTTAACTTTCGCCTTGAGATCGCCCAATCCGCTGTGTCAGGTTTGATGAACAAAACCTTAACAGCACAGCGGTGGGGCAATGCGGGAACCTCTCTTCGGGCATCTGAACACTCGGCCTTTTCTCCGGAATACGCTTCGTCTCGCAGCCCTCGCGATAGCGCTCGCCGTAAGCGGTACCGGTTTGCAGGCGCAGACGCAGACCGGAAGCATCCTGCCAGGCGCTACCCAGCCCGTGGTGCCGGTTGGTGTTGCCAAGCCGATCATGGGCTGGGTTCGCTTCTGTGAGCAGAACCCAGCGGAGTGCGCGGTCGACCCTTCCGAACCGGCTAAGATGAACCTGTCGGCGAAGGATTGGCAGACGCTCAATCGGATCAACCAGCAGGTGAACGCCGACATCAAGGCCAAGACCGACAAGGACCACTGGGGCATTGACGATGTCTGGGACTTCGCGGAGGACGGCTATGGCGACTGCGAGGACTACCAACTTGTCAAGCGCAAGCGCCTCGTCGAGGCGGGCTTCTCGCGCCGGGCGCTACGCATGACCGTTGTGATCGACGAGGAAGGCGCCGGTCACGCTGTGATGATGGTGCGCACCACCCGCGGAGACTTCATCCTCGACAACAAGTGCAACGCCATCCTGCCCTGGCACAAGACGGGCTACACCTACATCAAGCGCGAAGGCGACGAGGGTTCGACCTGGGCCTCGCTCGGCGGACGCACCTCGCCGACCATGACCGCGAACCAGTAAGCTGGAGCCGCCGCGGACCGGGAGCAGGCCTCTTGGCCTGCTTCAGATCTTACGCTTCGAAATAGGATGCCACGAGCGTGAACAGGGCGAAGCCGCCCACGAAGAACGCTGCCGTGATCCGGCAATCCTCTGTCGCCTCGTGTGCCTCGCCCAACATCTCCTCGACAGCGGCCAGGATCAGAAGGCCGGCGGTGAACGCGAGAGCCGTAACTTGGGTCGCCTGGCTCTGATCCCGCAGCAGCCAGTAGCCGACGCTTGCCCCCAGGAGCGTGGCGGCAACGAAGGAAGCCGAGAGCACCAGGCGCTCGGAGCGTGCCACACCCTTGTCCCGGAAGTTGGCAATGGCGGCGAAGCCCTCGGGGACGTCGGCGGTCACTTGGCCGACGGCGAGCACGAGGGCGAGGCTGAAGGACACCACCGAGCCGACCCCGATCATCAGACCATCGCTGAACAGGTCTATGAATACCGCAGCATAGACTAGCCACGGGCCAGTAGCCTTCCCCCCGCCCCTGAACCGTTCCATCGCCGCATCGAGAAGAATGAACGCGGTTCCGCCCAGGCAGAAGCCGAGAACCATCAGCCAGGGCGCGGCCCCCTCCAGGGCCTCCGGCATCAGTTCGACGCCAACAACGGCAACGATGATCCCTGCCGCCACGTGCAGCGCCCGGCTCAGGGTTCGCCGTGAGGTGGGGATGAGTTCGGCCAGAACACCGCCCGCGAAGTTGCCGGCGGCCGGCAGGAGGGCCAGAGCGAGGACCCGGAGGACATCCAACGGGCCTCACCTGTCCTGAAGGAGGTCGCGGCTGTGATGGACGTGCGATGCCAGCTCAAACTCCAGCGTGGCGTGGTCGATGCCGAACCGCTCCTTGAGGCGCGCCTTGATCCGCTCCTTAAGGTCCGTTACGGCGGCAAGATCTTGCTCCGACACAGAGATATGTGCCTCCAGCGCTGTCCTGTTCTCATCCGGCTGCCACACATGCAGGTGGTGGACGTCCTCAACCGATGGCCTTGCCTTGAGATCGGCCACGAGCCCGTCGTAATCGAAGTCCCTCGGGGCGCTGTCCATCAGGACCGCAATGGCTTCCTTGATCTCCTTGTACGCGTGCCAGAAGATGTAGACCGCGATCAGAGCTGTGATCACCGGGTCGATCCAGGTGATGCCCCAGGTCATGATTGCGATGGCTCCCACGATGACGCCAACCGTCGCCAATGCGTCTGCGATCATGTGCAGGTAGGTGCTCTTGACATTGAGGCTGCCGAGCTCCTTGCGCAGCACCCATGCCGCCGCGATGTCCTCGACGAGTGCGATGATGCCGACAACCAGCATCGTGGTGCCGGCGACCTCCACGGGATTGAGGAGGCGGTTCGCAGCCTCATAGACGAGATAGAGCCCGATCACGAACAGCGTCGTGAGATTGATCAGGGCGCCCACCGTCTCGGCGCGGGCGTAGCCGAAGGTGCGGCGGCGGTCCGCCTCGCGTCGCGAGATTCGCCAAGCGATGTACGACACCAGCACGGAGGCTGCATCGGAGAAGTTGTGCGCGGCATCGGCCAGGAGAGCGAGCGAACCGGAGATCATGCCGCCCGCGACCTCGGCAACCGTGATGCCCAGGTTGAGGGCCAATGCAATCAGCAGGCGGCGCCCGCGCCGGGGAGATCGATCCTCGGCGCCGTCGCTGCCGTGAGAATGGGCGTGCCCGTGTGCGTGTCCCATGGCGTCCTTCCCCTGCCGGCCGGTTCGCGGGCTCCGGAAATGTTGGCTGCACTGACTGAATTCCTCTGATCGAAACGAGAGGGTCGAGAGACTGTTCCGGCACGGTCTTGTTCCTGGTCGTTCGTGGTACGG
It encodes the following:
- a CDS encoding DsbA family protein, which translates into the protein MSKRNLVVLTTLIAIAAFVGGIFLYDRQGKEAVPAAVANASTLVRPHSPVIGPPEAPVTIVEFFDPMCEACRAFYPIVKRILADHPKDVRLVLRYTPFHEGADTAVRILETARAQGRFEPVLEVLMEQQPIWAAHGAPDLDKAWGFAKIAGLQVQRAQAEASSPEITRVLEQDIADVNANNVQQTPTFFVNGKPLTNFGPQQLRDLVQREVEQARKGS
- a CDS encoding disulfide bond formation protein B, yielding MTGSHRMLGHTPSAKASSAPSHRETLPGHLAWGRLFAAWIVALTATAGALFIGEVMGQAPCNLCWYQRAFMFPLAVILAVATFREDTGVWRYALPIAVLGGLIAAFHSLLYAGILPEAIKPCAASGPSCSSADMTILGLPLPFLSLAAFTAVAVLLVPTRRKLSDV
- a CDS encoding SCO family protein, with the translated sequence MSALRIIRWTAWALVAVAIFVVTGVAVGWFRTEWLGQSPPATGTSTGTPAIGGPVSLGNHRGERVTQDPFKGKPTAYFFGFTHCPEVCPTTLFEMSQHLKELGPDADRLNVVFVTVDPERDTPELLRTYLESFDPRIVALTGTPEEMAVAAKAFRIAYHKVPTEGGGYTMDHTSSVIVTDAKGELVTLIDYHEEAESALAKLKRAIREDKA
- a CDS encoding copper chaperone PCu(A)C — protein: MKKRFLVALLSTLAVGDMPDAKAQAPETYRAGPIVVEAPWSRATPGGAKVGGGYMRITNTGSEPDRLVGGSTVVAERFEVHRSTVADGIARMEPVTGGLEIAPGQTVELKPGAMHAMFVNLRQGLKPGETVDGMLVFEKAGVLKIKYHVGGIGAQAAPAAANAHQNH
- a CDS encoding transglutaminase-like cysteine peptidase, translated to MREPLFGHLNTRPFLRNTLRLAALAIALAVSGTGLQAQTQTGSILPGATQPVVPVGVAKPIMGWVRFCEQNPAECAVDPSEPAKMNLSAKDWQTLNRINQQVNADIKAKTDKDHWGIDDVWDFAEDGYGDCEDYQLVKRKRLVEAGFSRRALRMTVVIDEEGAGHAVMMVRTTRGDFILDNKCNAILPWHKTGYTYIKREGDEGSTWASLGGRTSPTMTANQ
- a CDS encoding ZIP family metal transporter, which produces MDVLRVLALALLPAAGNFAGGVLAELIPTSRRTLSRALHVAAGIIVAVVGVELMPEALEGAAPWLMVLGFCLGGTAFILLDAAMERFRGGGKATGPWLVYAAVFIDLFSDGLMIGVGSVVSFSLALVLAVGQVTADVPEGFAAIANFRDKGVARSERLVLSASFVAATLLGASVGYWLLRDQSQATQVTALAFTAGLLILAAVEEMLGEAHEATEDCRITAAFFVGGFALFTLVASYFEA
- a CDS encoding cation diffusion facilitator family transporter, with amino-acid sequence MGHAHGHAHSHGSDGAEDRSPRRGRRLLIALALNLGITVAEVAGGMISGSLALLADAAHNFSDAASVLVSYIAWRISRREADRRRTFGYARAETVGALINLTTLFVIGLYLVYEAANRLLNPVEVAGTTMLVVGIIALVEDIAAAWVLRKELGSLNVKSTYLHMIADALATVGVIVGAIAIMTWGITWIDPVITALIAVYIFWHAYKEIKEAIAVLMDSAPRDFDYDGLVADLKARPSVEDVHHLHVWQPDENRTALEAHISVSEQDLAAVTDLKERIKARLKERFGIDHATLEFELASHVHHSRDLLQDR